In Hydractinia symbiolongicarpus strain clone_291-10 chromosome 13, HSymV2.1, whole genome shotgun sequence, a single genomic region encodes these proteins:
- the LOC130623050 gene encoding acyl-CoA dehydrogenase family member 11-like, whose protein sequence is MPTLNEDGKFFCPPITFSYAKMTRTEHFIDVGFSRENKLNALVNQLFDIRINLKDISYLFCNNIEQTVNLSPSYSNKYFSVIIVISFYLSIKQPTLGDSRIYQIAKLYLFSPVSGLYSCPLAMTDGAASILKKESREPFITAFDNLTSNDSNVFWTSGQWMTEKQGGSDVGNGTETFAVPQTDGTYKLYGYKWFTSATDANMSLTLARIVDKSGRITKGSKGLTMFYLETRKADESLNGIRIEKLKKKLGTRQMPTAELILDGATAYQLSEIGRGIASISPMLTITRIHNSVMAVSNMRRLLNLSKDFARKRSAFGTQLCNHPVHVQILARMEVEQQGGFVMLMKVSSLLGRVENKKASDYERLVFRILTPLLKLYTAKQAVSTASEGLESFGGHGYLEDTGLPVFLRDAQVLSIWEGTTNILSLDVLRSIAKTEGEALKALFTDAFTLISKTHNSNNLLQESHKVLTNAIHAMQHFSNEFHRKDEAYLSSAARDFAYSLSRIYIGCLLYENAVNSCNNDASTHVAYRWAVCQDLIPVVTNDRKSLYSTHSHRFDNLITYGDL, encoded by the exons ATGCCTACCCTAAACGAAGATGGCAAATTTTTTTGCCCGCCCATCACATTTTCATATGCAAAAATGACACGAACCGAACATTTTATTGATGTCGGCTTTAGCA gagaaaacaaattaaatgcaTTAGTAAATCAATTATTTGATATAAGAATAAATTTGAAGGATATATCATATCTATTTTGTAATAACATTGAACAGACAGTGAATCTTTCCCCTTC ATATAGTAATAAATACTTCTCAGTAATCATTGTGATATCTTTTTATCTATCAATAAAACAACCAACTCTTGGAGATAG CCGCATTTATCAAATAGCgaaattgtatttattttcacCTGTAAGTGGGTTATACTCGTGCCCTCTAGCAATGACAGATGGTGCTGCATCCATTCTAAAG AAAGAATCAAGAGAACCTTTTATTACTGCTTTTGACAATCTGACTTCTAACGATTCTAATGTTTTTTGGACATCTGGTCAATGGATGACAGAAAAACAAGGAGGTTCTGATGTAG gCAATGGTACCGAAACCTTTGCTGTGCCACAAACCGATGGCACATATAAACTTTATGGATATAAATGGTTTACATCAGCAACAGATGCCAACATGAGTCTGACATTAGCAAGAATCGTTGATAAAAGTGGGAGAATAACAAAA gGGTCAAAAGGTTTGACAATGTTTTATTTGGAAACCAGAAAAGCGGATGAGAGTTTAAATGGTATCAGAATAGAG aaattaaaaaagaaacttggCACAAGACAAATGCCTACGGCTGAACTAATATTGGATGGTGCGACTGCATATCAa TTATCGGAAATTGGAAGAGGCATTGCATCTATATCTCCCATGTTGACAATAACTCGAATTCACAATTCAGTAATGGCTGTCTCAAACATGAGAAG GTTACTCAATTTAAGCAAAGATTTTGCAAGAAAAAGATCAGCATTTGGAACACAGCTTTGCAACCATCCAGTTCATGTTCAAATATTAGCAAGAATGGAG GTTGAACAACAAGGTGGTTTTGTTATGTTGATGAAAGTCTCATCACTTCTCGGAAGAGTGGAGAACAAAAAAGCATCTGATTATGAAAGATTGGTATTTCGGATTTTGACACCATTGCTTAAGTTATACACTGCAAagcag GCAGTCTCGACAGCATCGGAAGGTTTAGAGAGTTTTGGTGGACATGGATACTTAGAGGACACCGGGCTACCTGTTTTTTTAAGAGATGCACAA GTTCTTAGTATATGGGAAGGAACTACCAACATATTATCCCTAGATGTGTTAAGATCTATTGCAAAGACAGAGGGAGAG GCATTAAAGGCTTTGTTTACTGACGCATTTACATTAATTTCAAAAACTCACAACAGCAATAACCTTCTCCAAGAAAGCCATAAAGTCTTGACAAATGCCATCCATGCTATGCAGCACTTTTCAAATGAATTTCATAGAAAAGATGAGGCATATTTATCATCAGCTGCCAGAGATTTTGCGTACTCATTATCAAGGATTTATATTG GTTGTTTGTTGTATGAAAATGCTGTAAACAGTTGTAATAACGATGCATCCACACATGTTGCTTACAG gtggGCAGTTTGTCAAGATTTAATACCAGTAGTCACAAATGACAGGAAGTCTTTATACAGTACTCATTCGCATAGATTTGATAACCTTATAACATATGGCGATTTGTGA